The DNA window TTTTGAAATACTGTGTGCGATGCATGTAATTATTGTTTCTTAAAAACCAATTAACGTGAGACATAATCGTGCTTGCACTTCACAAAAGCCGGTGGAGGGGCTCTTCCCCCAAAAACTCTTCTTTAAAATAACATGCAAAAATTAGGGagcaaaaataaagctttattcttttccttcttttatttttccgtTTTTATGCCTTAATTTCCATGAAAGTGGAGGTTTTAAAATCCCAGCTCCGAAAGCTTTCCGAACACATATCACCGAAAGAAAATTTGCAAATTTGCCTCTTCCCATAAACTCTGAGGAAAATTCCCAATTGGGTTTCAGTTTTTGgggcttctctctctctgtatctCATGTGAGCATGTCAGCTAAAGCAAagttatagagagagaaagcatgagtgaggagagagagtagagagagagatgcttttttttttttttccctttctgtTCTGTAATCTTTTCAAAAACTGGCCTTTCCAGCAAAACCCAGTTGCTATATATCCCTCTTTTTGCTTCACCTTCATTAGACTACACAAGCAAGCAGCTGTCAACGTCTTTGaggtatatatatttgtgacatttctctctctctctctctccctctcctcctcTCTCTGAGTGCAGCAGCTTTACtgttttttcttcatattctcTCTGTTTCTTTGAGGTaaagatttaatttttatttataaatactgTTTTTTGTCTTctgcttctctctctatctctctctctctctctgtgatttATTTTTACAGCCCCACATTTTTAAAGCTGGTTTCTTTAAATTTAGATTAATGGCTTTTGTGCAGTAATGCATCAGGAGCCAGCAACGCAGATCAAATCAAGGCTGGATTATCAGATTTTGAAGCATTTCTGAGTTGGGTTTTTGCCCCTGGTCAATTTGAGGTAACTTCTCTGCTTCTTCTTGTTGTTTTGCTTATCTTTTTGCTCTTGGTTTTGGTCATTTCTGAGTGGTTCTGTggtttttgtgttgttttttgtGTAAGGTCACCAATCGTTTGTTAAAATTCCCCAAAGAAAGTTTGGAAAAGTGAATTGAGGTACTTGGTTTGAAAAATGAGAGATTTCCCATcttgttttggtgaaaatggggtTCAGGTTGCTGATTCTTCATCATCAAATAGTAGTAGGGGTGCCCAGAATTTGGTTACTTGTATGTATCAATGCCGGTTACGAGGCCGGTCTTGCTTGATTACTGTGACTTGGAGTAGGAATTTGATGGGTCAAGGCCTTAGTGTTGGGATAGATGATTCATCAAACCAGTGTCTTTGCAAGGTTGATATTAAACCCTGGTTGTTCTCCAAGAGAAGAGGGTCCAAGAGTTTAGAAGCTTATTCGAGTAAAATAGATATATATTGGGACCTTTCATTGGCAAAATTCGGATCCGGGCCTGAACCTTTGGAGGGATATTATGTGGGGGTTGTGGTGGACAGGCAAATGCTTCTCCTTCTTGGAGACATGAGGAAAGAAGCTTTCAAAAAGACTAGTGCCAGCCCTGTGCCTTCGAGTGCTGTTTGCGTTGCTAAGAGAGAGCATATTTTTGGTAAGAGGGGATTCACCACAAAGGCTCAGTTTTGCAATAATGGTCAAGTTCATGACCTTGTAATTGAATGTGACACTGTCGGGGTCAATGATCCATGCCTCCTGGTGCGCGTTGACAGCAAGCCTGTGATGCAGGTGAAGAGACTTCGGTGGAAGTTCCGAGGGAACCATACCATCTTGGTTGATGGGCTTGCAGTTGAAGTTTTCTGGGATGTTCACAATTGGCTGTTTGGTACATCACCTGGAAATGCTGTTTTTATGTTCAAGACATGCCTCTCAGCAGAGAAGTTGTGGGCTAGTCAACCAGCCTCTGATCCGAGCGCGTTGCAGTGGTCATTTTCGCAGAGATTCTCGGATAGTAAGTCACAAGGTCTAGGATTCTCGCTGATTCTGTATGCTTGGAAGAATGAATAGAGGAAGTCAGATGTTCTCCATTGATTGCTAACAGAAAAACCTCTAGTGAGTGATGTTTTTCTCAGCTATGTGATTGAATTACTGCAAAAAAGATGATTATATATGATCATTTGTTATATAATCATTTGTTTTTTCTCAACCTATTTTTCTCCTTTTGGTTTCTCTTCATGAGTAGCTTGAGCAATCAAAATAGATCAGAGACAGTTTTGTTTTTACTGGTTGTATATCCTCCATACACCGTTAATTTcactcttaattttttttcttttgcctacTGAGAATTCTATGTTAAAATCATCGATGTGCAAATATTGAAATTAATGCACTTTTTCTCAGCAAATCATTGAATTTCTTATTTGATCATGTTTGCGCTAGCTATAGTGATGTTCTTTCCAAAGTCGGAATGAATGCTAATGGACTTGGCGACATCCTATTCTTGTTAAGTAGCGATAGAtctgattttatttttgtaacatTTCTTTGAATTGGCCTAACTCCACTTGTATTTGGGATCAGTTTATACTGCTGATTGTGTTGTGGGTATTGCTGCGTGAATACTTTGACAAGTATGAAACGGTTCAGACCCTACATTTAATGTATTCTTGCATTTAGATGTTTGACCATCACGGAAATATAGCTAGACTACAAGAGATTGAAAGCATGAAGTACTATGGTACTTGAATGATGTTTGTATAACTAGGTAACTGATGCTACTGAGCTTTTGAGTGAGATTAAGCAATTGACGGAGGTCTACAGCTTTTGCTTGTTGAAGTCCAGATTATAGCTTTTGGGTGCTTGTGCTAGGAATGCTTTTCTCTTGGGACGGTTCAAGGAGCCGAGATCTCACATTCACTATACAAGTCAACATAGAAGTAATGGGAATCTTTGGTCTGGAAAATTTTACAGTTGCTAGCAATCAAGTGGAAGAAAGGATATAGAAGGTTAAATTGTACATAACTGAAGGAATGTGAAAGGGTAGGATTAAGCACCCTGCACAACTTCCTGGCTTTGCCTGTTTCGGATGAAGGGTCAAATGATAAAGTATGTGCTAGGCATGAATTTGTGGATAAAAAAGGGACAATTCGCAACTGCTCTTTTTCTTGAAGCCTCGAAAAGCATCTTCTATAGCCCGAGGCCGGATACAGCACATTATCTTGTATCAAGGAGCATTGTGATGAAGAGAGTTCAACGATTATTTTGTGCTTGATTTCTCTGTAGATGCACCTGTTTACCCTATGGAGTCTGATCATCTTGCAACACATTGTGCTTCCTTTGCATCAGGGCTCAAAATTCAAGTGTATATGCTCTAGCTGAAACCCGGAATAATCACATCTTCCGCCTTCTTTACCCTCTCCCCTCAGCCGAGCTACTTCGATACCTTCCACTACGTGTTTCCACTGTGAGTAATTCTTGCAGAAGTTCAAGCCTGTCTTAGTTGTAGTTTGCTGTTAACTGGAAATTTAAAGATGGTTGGTTGAGATTTGCATAGCATTCAAAGAGTGAGTTATTTTTGCTGAAGAAAGCTGCCAAACTTCATGCTTATTGAACCTTAGACTTCATATTTTCTCTGTTGATTTATGGATGCATGTCACTGGTTGAATGTTGCAGCTACGATTTTGTTGTAACAGGCACAAACCCGGCCACAAATTTGGCGTAGGCTGAGCCTTCGCGGTGGTAGGGTTAGCGCCGGAATTAGGCTAGGGTTAAGCTATTTACGggagaaattttcaaatatccGGTGAGTTCTTTAGCGCATCCGAGCCAGGCCAGGTTCAGTTCCTTCAGACATTACCTTGTGACAACCCCTACTTGgtcaaaatattcaaaacatGTGTTGGTTACAGATTTAAATGGATGCAATAGCCCTAATTGATTGTTTGTcttgaaattattttaaaagcagtttttttttttttttttttttaaagcttgatTCAAAATTGTGTTCGGTAGATGAAAAAAAGAAGtgttttttgtcaaaatcatGGATCCAAAACAGTAGAAAGCAGAACCAGTTATACCTCTGCTTTTGAAaacaacattttttattttttcacagCACAACAACCCCAAACTAGCCTGAGGGTTTCCTTGTACTGATTTCTATAGGAGCTTTTGTGTGCATTAGGTGAAGTTTAAATATTTGGTATATGTACCTAACTAGGTACAAAGAAATTAGAGTTTGTTGGTAATGCGTTGGTCCACTTATACTTGCTATTGCAATTAAGCGTTGTGCATTGAATTTGAATACTTGAATGTTTATATCAAcccatattttattttaaactaCGGAGACAGAGATTTGAACTTTAAGGGCACCTTTTGGACCTAATTTGGCTACGCGGCACATCTATATAACTTCAAGTGTTTCTATCAATCTTGttacttaatactacggtcttgtggtatttttcttcacttgtaagtaaaaggtcttaggtttgattctcgtcaaaggtaaattttaaccacattattatggcaaatccattgtgaggcttggaCAACTCTCCCACTACATTAGTGTGGAtaatgttgtttgttaaaaaaaaaaaaaaaaactgtttgttTGATAGAAATAACTTAAAGTGTTAAAGTTGTATGGATGCAATCTTCGTTGTGCATCTTGATCAAgtggattgttttctttgtagattttgatgtgattgtaAATGTGTTTACCggtattaagttttttttttatctttctaaTAAAAGTACTTATGAGCTTAAATGCTTTTGTAAAGGTAGGGCCCGAAACCGACTTTAAGGCTGGTTCAATTTGGGCTTGTCAGCTCTAAGCTTTTTCtgaattttaaaagcacttctaaatTCTTCTCATAAAATCGTTCCTGCTTCTAACAAAAATTCTTATAAAATACTTCTTattaaagcaaactcaaagccGACCTTAAAGATTAGTTCGATTTGGGGCTCCTTACCCCAATCCGAAAAATCGAGTGTGAGCGTGAACTCGGTTTCGGTCGAAAATCTCTTACACAATCAACTTACatgaaactaaaaaaataacataatatttcGAAGCACTATAGAATTTTCTTGAACTCATAATCCTTAATTAAGATAGAAAAAGATAtgcaaaataagaaaacaaaagggGAAAGAGATGATTGTTCTTCTGCCAAACTGCCAGAGTATTCTGTTGCAGGATTATGAAATGAAAGCTACAGCTTGCGGAATATTTGCCACCCAATTTTCACACCCATTCAATTATTGATAATGTCCCAAATATATAGCttaaaaaaattcgaaaatatatataatctcGAAAAACGCATGTGCATTTCCATGGACtgacaaatgaattgaagaagattaatcgtaaaaaaataacaaatggGTGTGTGAATTGCTTAACTTGACTTCAATTCAATTgagtaataatacaaaacttCACTAATCACTACCAATTAACTACAATAACATCGTACATTAAGTGGAGTTGGCTGTATGAATTTTAGAATGTCATTACGCTCGGTTTTGCATCAAGTCTTCCGTTAGCTCTAAGTACTCTATATCTTCTCTTATAATCTCTTTCAAATTCTTCATAGGTATTCCTCTACCTTCTTTGCCCTGAGTCTCCCtctcatagtcgcatcttctaaacAGAGCGTCAACTATTAGCGATTTAATGTCTAACAATTTAACTCCTTGACTTGACTCTACTTTTATCGATTCCACTCTCTCCTAAGCAACTAACTATTTAACCATTAATGCTatcttttgttgaaaaaaaaaactaaggaaaactaatgaaaaaggcttgaaaactttgagttttaacgataaggacaaaataaagggtaaagtgaatagtaccatatttgactttttagtgtaaaaatgtgatttttcgttaaaataaacagtaccgtcagcttttcgttaaaactctaaaAAAACTATTGTGGGCCGTGGTCATATTCTAATTGGGCATTTTTTTTGGGCCCTATACTCTAATTTGCAAATGGGAGTTTAACGACATGCCGTTTATCTGAACCGAAACCTCACCAACACAAGGTCAAGGGCGGTCCCCACACCCACAGGGACAaaagggaaaaacaaaaaatcgaaaatccCCTCCCTTTCCCGCCTTGCCGCCCCCCAGTCCTCCCCCTTCTATTATTTTcactctgtttctctctctaaaattctagagagagagagagagagagagatttgatgcGGTGGAGCTTCATCTCCGACCATGGACACTCCGCTGAAGAATCAGATCACCCCCACCACTCCTCTTCCTGCTAAATAcgaggtcttttttttttctttcaatttttcaactttttttttttatgaattaatttttttttctgggtcaAATGGGTTCTGCTGGGTTTAGTTTTTTCAtgttcttcaatttatttgcaaatttaaaattttaaaatctggATTCGATTCAAGTTATAATTTTTGTCACTTCCCACTGTTCATTTTCCACTTTGCAGAAATGGGTTTGCTgtaattttttagaattttttatgaTTCCTGCAAAACCCTTCGATTCCTTCTCAATCTCTGGAGATCGGTTGCGTTTTCTAGGCCGTAGAGTGCGAAATGATTCCTGTTTGATGATTTCTGCAGGATTCCCCTGTGTTCAACTACATTAGCAATCTTTCCCCGATTGAGCCGGTGAAGTCCGTAGGAAATGATCATCACACTTTCAACTCCCTAGCTTTTGCATCTCTTCCTTCTATTTTCGCTTCGCCGCAGAATCTTTCCGTCCCGGAAACACGGTTCTTACTTAGAAGGTAAGGTTTTAACCATATCTTTTCTTCCTGCTTTGCTGATTTTACTACTTTTATTTGTACTAGTGTTTGATGTTTTGTTCATGTTGTCAGGCATCACTTCTCTGATTCACCGAAACCCGAGTCCTTCCAGAGTGGAAACCGAAACAGTAAAAGTGATGGAGTTCCGGTTTCCGTTGAGCAAGCGTATTTAGGTACTGACCAACCGGAATGCTTTGCATCCGGAAGTTCTTCAGATGTAGAGGTGGCTAGTGCAGTACCAACTGAGAATTTGGAACCACCGGTTGAGTTTCTAAATACCTTGAAGTATAGTTCTGGTAGCCCACATAGAAATGATGTACATCATTCGAAAGGAAGGCACTCGTTTTTCGAGAGGGAAACACATTTGCGCAGAATTCGAAGAGTTGAGCAGAAGAAAGATGCAGCCGCATGCGATTTGGTGAGGTTGATTTCTGATGATCAgttaaaatttgatttgacAACCATTAAAGAGAATTGTGCGGGGCACGATCCTAAACCAGTAGATCCTGGAGAAATCTCTTTTATGTCAAACATCCTACGAGACAATGATATTGAAGTAGAGGAATCTGCTGGTCCTATTGATTCTTGTGAAGAATGCGAATTGGGAAAGGTCAGTAATCAACCAGAAGGTGTTCGGGGAACTAAGGAAACAGATCAAGCTCCGGCGATACTTTCTGAAACTTTACTGGATAAGTTAAATGTTAATGATCCAAGTGGTATTGTGGATGAAAAGTCGCTGAATTGTATACATTCTAGCTGCAAGGTAATATACTTGTTTGGACAATATTTTTTGTTGAACTGAGTTTCATACTTTTTTGATTTGATAGTAATGCAACAATTTTGTTTGAACTTGTGCAGCCTAGTTCTCAGTCATATGCAATACGCAGGCGCTGTTTGGATTTTGAAAGGCCAGCAGCTCACAAAAGGAAATCAATAGATGCTAGTGGCGGTTCTTTAGCCTTACCGCAGTCCAGTTGTGAAGTCGCCTCTGTCGAAAAGCAGTTGGTTCAAACTATAAAAGGTTGTGATTATTCATCTTCAAGGTTACCTGGCATTGGTTTGCACTTGAATGCTCTTGCAACTTCTAGTGAAAGTAACTTAAGTAAGGTTGTCAAGCATGATATTTCTGAGAGTCGAGCGATAAATTTTCCAAACTCCAAGATATCTAGTACTTCTTTGACTCCCAGTGAGGTTTCTTGTGATGAATCATGTAAAAATAAAGCTCAGGTTGCAGAAACTCCTCCCCAAGTATGTGCAGCAGTTGGTCAAGAACATGACTGTAATAGTCCTGAGAAGAAAAGGCATGCGCCATAATTTTAACGACTATTTGTATTCTTTACTTCTATCCATCTGAATGCTGTTGTTTTAACGTTTGATAACTTGCAGGCTTAAGTTGCAGCCTGTTGGAGAAAGTTTGGCTTGCAAGCGCTGTAATTGTAAGagatcaaaatgtttgaaactGTGAGTTTGTGCATACCTTATCTGTCAAACTATGAGTTTATGTATGCATTATATCGACTGATTAGCAGTTTAGCGTTTGGTAATCAAtcataattttcaattttcgcTGTTTGCCTTGTACACTATGGATTGGTTTTTTTCCATTCATCTCTGACTTTGACCTCCCATGTTCTCCATGCAGTTATTGCGACTGTTTTGCTGCTGGTCTCTACTGTATTGAGCCTTGTTCATGTCAAGAATGCTTAAACAAGCCTAATTATGAGaatattgttttagagaatcgCAAACTGATTGAATCTCGCAACCCACTTGCATTTGCTCCCAAAGTAACTGCAAGCGCCGTTGCTATTCCACAGTACGGGGTTAGAAATTATAACTGAGATCATCTGTTGCATTTGCATTGTCCCATAAATTATAATCATGTAGACTCACAATGTTGCCTATGCAGAAGGAAACTAACTCGACTCCGTCTTCAGCTAGGCATAAAAGGGGATGCAATTGTAGAAAATCAAGTTGCTTGAAAAAGTACTGTGAATGCTTCCAGGTACCGAGTTTTGGCCTCTTTGTATGAATGTAACGCTCTTGTAAGTCTATTAAAGTTTTTGGTATATATCTACCAACTGATATGGTCCATGGACGCTTCGATTTTCTTACCAAGGGTGGTGCTGGATGCGGCATCCTCTGCAGATGTGTAGGGTGTAAAAACACTTTTGGCCGGAAAGATGGTGAGCAAATAGTCATACGAAATTTAACAAATCATTTTATGTTCTAATAGGATGCACGATTTGTGTACCTTTAATTTATTCCTTTTCTTTATTCAATAGAATCTAAACAAGCTGAAGTTGGAGGAGATGAATCAGTAGTTCCGAATAAGGATGCACTGAATGTCAGTTTACCGACAGTAAGGGATCAAGATCTCCCAATGGCGCGTTCTGGGATTTTCAGGttttcaactcacttatttGTTAGACTGTATGTAACTTCTTTGAGATATGTTGTAAAATGTTTGAAGGTTATTTTGTTTGGCAGACCTCCAGACCAATTGACATCCTCTTCTAACGGGAAACAGAAAATATTTTCTCTTCATTCTGTGGTATCATCTCCTCAGCTCGAGAAGCATCTTCAGGCAATTCCTGAAGACGGAACTCTTGAGACGTTGGCTAGCAGTGGCTCACATAAGTCATCCTCTCCAAACTCAAAGAGGGTATCGCCTCCTCACAGCGGCAGCGAGTTTGGGTCAGCTTGGAGGGGCGGCAGGAAGTTAGTTCTGAGATCCATTCCACCATTCCCGACTCTGGAATCACCACGAAAGCAGTGACTTGCGCCACAATAGAAGTCTAAGAAACTGAAGTCGAAAGAGAAAAATCAGGAAATCGGAAAAAGGGTgcagaaaaaaagaagagagactTGTTCTTGCTCTCCCAATTCAGGAAGATGGAAATCGCCGGTTGGGCTGGTCCAAGTCCAACCAAGAAAAACATGGGACTTTTTTCATGAATTATGACTGGTAGTTTACGGACAGCAGCAAGGGATCAAGATCTCCCATTTATTTGGCTTTCCCAACTCTCGAATCAACACGAAAGCAGTGACTTAGGC is part of the Malus domestica chromosome 12, GDT2T_hap1 genome and encodes:
- the LOC103451014 gene encoding CRC domain-containing protein TSO1, yielding MDTPLKNQITPTTPLPAKYEDSPVFNYISNLSPIEPVKSVGNDHHTFNSLAFASLPSIFASPQNLSVPETRFLLRRHHFSDSPKPESFQSGNRNSKSDGVPVSVEQAYLGTDQPECFASGSSSDVEVASAVPTENLEPPVEFLNTLKYSSGSPHRNDVHHSKGRHSFFERETHLRRIRRVEQKKDAAACDLVRLISDDQLKFDLTTIKENCAGHDPKPVDPGEISFMSNILRDNDIEVEESAGPIDSCEECELGKVSNQPEGVRGTKETDQAPAILSETLLDKLNVNDPSGIVDEKSLNCIHSSCKPSSQSYAIRRRCLDFERPAAHKRKSIDASGGSLALPQSSCEVASVEKQLVQTIKGCDYSSSRLPGIGLHLNALATSSESNLSKVVKHDISESRAINFPNSKISSTSLTPSEVSCDESCKNKAQVAETPPQVCAAVGQEHDCNSPEKKRLKLQPVGESLACKRCNCKRSKCLKLYCDCFAAGLYCIEPCSCQECLNKPNYENIVLENRKLIESRNPLAFAPKVTASAVAIPQYGKETNSTPSSARHKRGCNCRKSSCLKKYCECFQGGAGCGILCRCVGCKNTFGRKDESKQAEVGGDESVVPNKDALNVSLPTVRDQDLPMARSGIFRPPDQLTSSSNGKQKIFSLHSVVSSPQLEKHLQAIPEDGTLETLASSGSHKSSSPNSKRVSPPHSGSEFGSAWRGGRKLVLRSIPPFPTLESPRKQ
- the LOC103451015 gene encoding uncharacterized protein; translation: MRDFPSCFGENGVQVADSSSSNSSRGAQNLVTCMYQCRLRGRSCLITVTWSRNLMGQGLSVGIDDSSNQCLCKVDIKPWLFSKRRGSKSLEAYSSKIDIYWDLSLAKFGSGPEPLEGYYVGVVVDRQMLLLLGDMRKEAFKKTSASPVPSSAVCVAKREHIFGKRGFTTKAQFCNNGQVHDLVIECDTVGVNDPCLLVRVDSKPVMQVKRLRWKFRGNHTILVDGLAVEVFWDVHNWLFGTSPGNAVFMFKTCLSAEKLWASQPASDPSALQWSFSQRFSDSKSQGLGFSLILYAWKNE